In Streptomyces hawaiiensis, one genomic interval encodes:
- a CDS encoding cation acetate symporter, which translates to MVTAAAIDDSSLQLTFVLFLTVVVITLFTALLTAPQRDEISEFYLGNRAMSPLRNGLAMCGDYLSAATLLGSTGLVALTGYDGLMYLGGTTVAWMMVLLLIAEPLHRTGKFTLGDTVALRLPRQQRPVRVALAVCILAIATLYLVAQLVGSVALLTQFTGVPSGTTRTLCVVVIGVFVILYASLGGMPGATVIQIIKAVMLVVGVLFTAGWVLHHFDWNPNALLERASERSGSGLSFLEPGLRYGGTVSNKLDFLSLELAIVLGLAALPHVLMRLLTPRNSGVLRSSVLWAIGLVGAVCFGAGIMGLGATALLGRDTIESTDRTGNASVLLLAHELGGSVLTALLTCLAYLTLLAVAVGLTLAAASSLAHDLYSEVIRKGRASETEELTVARLSGAVIGVLGILLALVAWGANTATLAFLAFAIAASAILPTIIYTLFWRRFSAKGALLSLYGGLLCSVLLATFSPVVSSAPGSFYPEADFAWFPLQNPGIVSIPMGFLLGWLGTVLDKSPGEEAGAHEEFEVRMLVGADD; encoded by the coding sequence GTGGTGACCGCCGCCGCCATCGACGACAGCAGTCTGCAGCTGACGTTCGTCCTGTTCCTGACCGTGGTCGTGATCACCCTGTTCACGGCGCTGCTGACGGCTCCTCAGCGCGACGAGATCAGCGAGTTCTACCTCGGCAACCGCGCCATGTCGCCGCTGCGCAACGGCCTCGCCATGTGCGGCGACTACCTGTCCGCCGCCACCCTGCTGGGCAGCACCGGGCTGGTCGCCCTGACCGGGTACGACGGGCTGATGTACCTCGGCGGCACCACGGTCGCCTGGATGATGGTCCTGCTGCTGATCGCTGAACCCCTGCACCGCACGGGCAAGTTCACACTGGGCGACACGGTGGCGCTGCGCCTGCCCCGGCAGCAGCGGCCGGTACGGGTCGCGCTGGCGGTCTGCATCCTGGCCATCGCCACGCTCTACCTGGTGGCCCAACTGGTGGGCAGCGTGGCCCTGCTGACGCAGTTCACCGGTGTGCCGAGCGGCACCACCCGCACCCTGTGCGTGGTCGTGATCGGCGTCTTCGTGATCCTGTACGCCTCCCTCGGCGGCATGCCCGGCGCCACGGTCATCCAGATCATCAAGGCCGTCATGCTGGTGGTGGGCGTGCTGTTCACCGCGGGATGGGTGCTCCACCACTTCGACTGGAACCCCAACGCGCTGCTGGAGAGGGCCTCCGAACGCAGCGGCTCGGGCCTGAGCTTCCTCGAACCGGGGCTGCGCTACGGTGGCACCGTCAGCAACAAGCTGGACTTCCTCAGCCTCGAACTGGCCATCGTGCTCGGCCTCGCCGCCCTCCCGCACGTGCTGATGCGGTTGCTCACCCCGCGCAACAGCGGCGTCCTGCGCTCCTCCGTGCTGTGGGCCATCGGCCTGGTCGGCGCGGTCTGCTTCGGGGCGGGCATCATGGGCCTCGGTGCCACCGCGCTGCTCGGCCGGGACACCATCGAGAGCACGGACCGCACCGGCAACGCCTCCGTCCTGCTGCTCGCCCACGAGCTGGGCGGCAGTGTCCTCACCGCGCTGCTGACCTGCCTGGCCTATCTGACGCTGCTCGCCGTGGCGGTCGGTCTCACCCTGGCCGCGGCGTCCTCCCTCGCGCACGACCTGTACAGCGAGGTGATCCGCAAGGGCCGGGCGAGCGAGACGGAGGAGCTGACCGTGGCCCGGCTGTCCGGGGCGGTCATCGGAGTCCTGGGCATCCTGCTGGCCCTCGTCGCGTGGGGGGCGAACACCGCGACGCTCGCCTTCCTGGCCTTCGCCATCGCGGCGTCCGCGATCCTGCCGACGATCATCTACACCCTCTTCTGGCGGCGCTTCAGCGCGAAGGGCGCCCTGCTCAGCCTCTACGGCGGTCTGCTCTGCTCCGTCCTGCTGGCCACCTTCTCCCCCGTCGTCTCCTCGGCCCCGGGCTCGTTCTACCCCGAGGCCGACTTCGCCTGGTTCCCGCTGCAGAACCCCGGCATCGTCTCCATCCCCATGGGCTTCCTCCTGGGCTGGCTCGGCACGGTGCTGGACAAGAGCCCGGGCGAAGAGGCCGGCGCGCACGAGGAGTTCGAGGTGCGGATGCTCGTGGGCGCGGACGACTGA
- a CDS encoding DUF485 domain-containing protein, with product MPEYSPRRDDTPAFPLPHIERTPPSRISDHPEFHSLRRAQRRFGIRATILSVGGFLLYVLLSSFAPAVMNQPLFGRLTVGLVLGLGQFVVMGVTAWCYVRHMRTRVDPLARGLRSRLHETESRRARSAVPPQGAGQPLQHGTRGFRTW from the coding sequence GTGCCCGAATATTCACCGCGGCGGGATGACACTCCCGCATTTCCGCTTCCGCACATCGAACGTACTCCGCCGTCTCGCATATCCGACCATCCCGAATTTCACTCTCTGCGTCGCGCGCAGCGCCGGTTCGGCATCCGGGCGACGATCCTGTCCGTCGGTGGATTCCTGCTGTATGTACTGCTGTCGAGTTTTGCGCCCGCGGTGATGAACCAGCCGCTGTTCGGCCGCCTCACGGTCGGACTCGTCCTCGGGCTCGGGCAGTTCGTCGTCATGGGCGTGACCGCGTGGTGTTATGTCCGGCACATGCGCACCCGGGTCGATCCGCTCGCCCGCGGCCTCAGGTCCCGGCTGCACGAGACCGAGAGCCGCCGCGCCCGTTCGGCGGTGCCTCCACAGGGGGCCGGGCAGCCGCTTCAGCACGGGACGAGGGGGTTCCGCACGTGGTGA
- a CDS encoding LNS2 domain-containing protein: protein MSDDRSKAPLAVFDLDNTLADTTHRQKFLERRPKDWDGFFSAAPQDPPVPEGIALVRESARECEIVYLTGRPERCRRDTLDWLAAQGLPEGRVHMRRDADRRPARFTKLEILRRLARTREIRVLVDDDELVCADARRAGFTVVRADWVTRSAELKSAQEREGRT from the coding sequence GTGAGTGACGACCGCAGCAAGGCCCCGCTGGCCGTGTTCGACCTGGACAACACCCTCGCCGACACCACGCACCGGCAGAAGTTCCTGGAGCGCCGGCCCAAGGACTGGGACGGGTTCTTCTCGGCGGCGCCGCAGGACCCGCCGGTCCCGGAGGGCATCGCGCTGGTCCGGGAGAGCGCGCGGGAGTGCGAGATCGTCTACCTCACCGGGCGGCCCGAGCGCTGCCGGCGCGACACGCTGGACTGGCTAGCCGCCCAGGGGCTGCCCGAAGGGCGCGTGCACATGCGGCGGGACGCCGACCGGCGGCCCGCCCGCTTCACCAAGCTGGAGATCCTGCGGCGCCTCGCCCGCACCCGCGAGATCCGCGTCCTCGTGGACGACGACGAACTGGTCTGCGCGGACGCCCGGCGTGCGGGCTTCACCGTCGTACGGGCCGACTGGGTGACCCGGTCCGCCGAGCTGAAGTCGGCGCAGGAGCGGGAAGGGCGGACCTGA
- a CDS encoding dodecin, with amino-acid sequence MSNHTYRVTEIVGTSPDGVDQAVRNGIERASQTLHNLDWFEVTQVRGQLEDGRIAHWQVGLKVGFRLDESE; translated from the coding sequence ATGTCGAACCACACCTACCGGGTCACGGAGATCGTCGGCACCTCACCGGACGGCGTCGACCAGGCCGTCCGCAACGGCATCGAGCGGGCCTCGCAGACGCTGCACAACCTGGACTGGTTCGAGGTGACGCAGGTGCGCGGCCAGCTCGAGGACGGGCGGATCGCGCACTGGCAGGTGGGCCTGAAGGTGGGCTTCCGGCTGGACGAGTCCGAGTAG
- the egtD gene encoding L-histidine N(alpha)-methyltransferase, with protein MSPFHLTRTLPEDATDAALRADVHRGLSGRPRTLPPKWFYDAHGSDLFEKITELPEYYPTRAEREILLARSGDIAAATRARTLVELGSGSSEKTRHLIDALTELHTYVPVDVSESALSQAGQALAAERPGLDVHALIADFTAELTLPDTPGPRLVAFLGGTVGNLLPAERAAFLASVRALLAPGDALLLGTDLVKDEEVLVRAYDDAAGVTAAFNRNVLSVINRELGADFEPAAFDHVAVWDAGHEWIEMRLRSRTAQTVKVPALDLAVDFAAGEEMRTEVSAKFRQEGVRAELSAAGLDLAHWWTDGAGRFALSLSVAR; from the coding sequence GTGAGCCCGTTCCACCTCACCCGCACGCTGCCCGAGGACGCCACGGACGCCGCGCTGCGCGCCGACGTCCACCGGGGGCTGTCCGGCCGCCCCAGGACACTGCCGCCGAAGTGGTTCTACGACGCGCACGGCAGCGACCTGTTCGAGAAGATCACGGAACTGCCGGAGTACTACCCCACGCGCGCGGAGCGGGAGATCCTCCTCGCGCGCTCCGGCGACATCGCCGCGGCGACCCGGGCACGCACCCTGGTCGAGCTCGGCTCCGGCTCCTCGGAGAAGACCCGGCATCTGATCGACGCCCTCACGGAGCTGCACACCTACGTCCCGGTCGACGTCAGCGAGAGCGCCCTCAGCCAGGCCGGGCAGGCGCTCGCCGCCGAGCGGCCGGGGCTCGACGTGCACGCGCTGATCGCCGACTTCACCGCGGAACTGACCCTGCCGGACACGCCGGGGCCCCGCCTGGTGGCGTTCCTGGGCGGCACCGTCGGCAACCTGCTGCCCGCCGAGCGCGCCGCGTTCCTGGCGTCCGTACGCGCCCTGCTCGCCCCGGGTGACGCCCTGCTGCTGGGCACGGACCTGGTCAAGGACGAGGAGGTGCTGGTCCGGGCGTACGACGACGCGGCCGGGGTGACGGCCGCGTTCAACAGGAACGTCCTGAGCGTGATCAACCGCGAGCTGGGCGCCGACTTCGAACCCGCCGCGTTCGACCATGTGGCGGTGTGGGACGCCGGGCACGAGTGGATCGAGATGCGGCTGCGCTCCCGTACGGCGCAGACGGTGAAGGTGCCGGCGCTCGACCTCGCCGTCGACTTCGCGGCGGGCGAGGAGATGCGGACCGAGGTGTCGGCGAAGTTCCGGCAGGAGGGCGTGCGCGCCGAACTGTCCGCCGCGGGACTGGACCTGGCCCACTGGTGGACGGACGGGGCGGGCCGGTTCGCGCTGTCGCTGAGTGTGGCGCGCTGA
- the egtC gene encoding ergothioneine biosynthesis protein EgtC, which yields MCRHVAYVGPQESLGRLLVEPPHGLYRQSWAPRHQRYGTVNADGFGVGWYAEGDPVPARYRRAGPIWADLSFTDLARVVRSTALLAAVRDATLSGADAEAAAAPFAAGTWLFSHNGAVKGWPGSLAPVSRTLSPEDLLSLEARNDSALVWALVLARLRSGDEQGQALADTVWEVAAAAPGSRLNLLLTDGDTITATAWGDTLWYLTRPGGGTVVASEPYDDDPHWQEVPDRTLLAASRTDVLLTPLKEPTEASAPAPVKEPRT from the coding sequence ATGTGCCGTCATGTGGCGTATGTGGGGCCACAGGAGTCGCTGGGCCGGCTCCTCGTGGAGCCCCCGCACGGGCTGTACCGGCAGTCGTGGGCGCCCCGGCACCAGCGGTACGGGACGGTCAACGCCGACGGTTTCGGCGTGGGCTGGTACGCCGAGGGCGACCCGGTGCCGGCCCGCTACCGCCGGGCCGGGCCGATCTGGGCGGACCTGTCGTTCACCGATCTCGCCCGGGTCGTACGCTCCACCGCGCTGCTCGCCGCGGTGCGGGACGCGACACTGTCGGGCGCGGACGCGGAGGCCGCGGCGGCGCCGTTCGCCGCGGGGACCTGGCTGTTCAGCCACAACGGGGCGGTCAAGGGCTGGCCCGGCTCGCTCGCGCCGGTGTCCCGCACCCTGTCCCCCGAGGACCTGTTGTCGCTGGAGGCCCGCAACGACTCGGCGCTCGTGTGGGCCCTGGTCCTGGCCCGGCTGAGGAGCGGCGACGAGCAGGGCCAGGCGCTGGCCGACACGGTCTGGGAGGTCGCCGCCGCCGCGCCCGGTTCCCGGCTCAACCTCCTGCTCACCGACGGCGACACCATCACCGCGACCGCCTGGGGCGACACCCTCTGGTATCTCACCCGGCCCGGCGGCGGCACCGTCGTGGCCTCCGAGCCCTACGACGACGATCCGCACTGGCAGGAGGTGCCCGACCGCACCCTGCTCGCGGCGAGCCGCACGGACGTGCTGCTCACGCCGCTGAAGGAGCCGACCGAGGCCTCCGCGCCCGCACCCGTGAAGGAGCCCCGTACGTGA
- the egtB gene encoding ergothioneine biosynthesis protein EgtB, whose product MTDTDPAVDAGTVDPEVLRERAVASLVVARDRTTLLTSCVEDPDLTAQHSPLMSPLVWDLAHIGNQEEQWLLRAVAGHEAIRPEIDGLYDAFEHPRAERPKLPLLSPAEARTYAADVRGRALDVLERAAFHGTRLTEAGFAFGMIAQHEQQHDETMLITHQLRKGPQALTAPDPEPAPLFTGPSEVLVPGGPFTMGTSGEPWALDNERPAHRREVAPFHIDTTPVTNAAYQAFIEDGGYDNPRWWTADGWAHIRRHGIDAPLFWRRDGKQFLRRRFGVTEVVPPDEPVLHVCWYEADAYARWAGRRLPTEAEWEKAARHDPAGDRSTRYPWGDADPGPEHANLGQRHLRPAPAGSYPAGESPLGVRQLIGDVWEWTASDFLPYPGFKAFPYKEYSEVFFGPGHKVLRGGSFAVDAVACRGTFRNWDYPIRRQIFSGFRTARSEDA is encoded by the coding sequence ATGACCGACACCGATCCCGCTGTCGACGCCGGGACCGTCGACCCCGAGGTGCTCCGTGAGCGGGCGGTCGCCTCACTCGTCGTCGCCCGGGACCGCACCACCCTGCTGACAAGCTGCGTGGAGGATCCCGACCTGACCGCCCAGCACTCGCCGCTGATGTCGCCGCTGGTGTGGGACCTCGCGCACATCGGCAACCAGGAGGAGCAGTGGCTGCTGCGGGCCGTCGCCGGGCACGAGGCGATACGCCCCGAGATCGACGGCCTCTACGACGCCTTCGAGCACCCGCGCGCCGAGCGGCCGAAGCTGCCTCTGCTGTCGCCGGCCGAGGCGCGGACGTACGCGGCCGATGTGCGCGGCCGGGCCCTGGACGTGCTGGAACGGGCCGCGTTCCACGGGACGCGGCTGACGGAGGCCGGGTTCGCCTTCGGCATGATCGCGCAGCACGAACAGCAGCACGACGAGACGATGCTGATCACCCATCAGCTGCGCAAGGGGCCGCAGGCGCTGACCGCCCCGGACCCCGAGCCGGCGCCGCTGTTCACCGGTCCGTCCGAAGTCCTCGTCCCGGGCGGCCCGTTCACGATGGGCACCTCCGGTGAGCCGTGGGCGCTGGACAACGAACGCCCCGCGCACCGACGCGAGGTGGCGCCCTTCCACATCGACACCACGCCGGTGACGAACGCCGCCTACCAAGCGTTCATCGAGGACGGCGGCTACGACAATCCGCGGTGGTGGACGGCCGACGGCTGGGCGCACATCCGCAGGCACGGCATCGACGCCCCGCTGTTCTGGCGGCGCGACGGAAAGCAGTTCCTCAGGCGCCGCTTCGGCGTCACCGAGGTCGTCCCGCCGGACGAGCCGGTGCTGCACGTGTGCTGGTACGAGGCCGACGCCTACGCCCGCTGGGCGGGACGCCGGCTCCCGACCGAGGCGGAGTGGGAGAAGGCGGCCCGGCACGACCCGGCCGGCGACCGCTCGACGCGCTACCCGTGGGGCGACGCCGACCCGGGACCCGAACACGCCAACCTCGGCCAGCGCCACCTGCGTCCGGCGCCCGCCGGAAGCTACCCGGCCGGTGAGTCGCCGCTCGGCGTACGGCAGTTGATCGGCGACGTGTGGGAGTGGACGGCCAGCGACTTCCTGCCGTATCCGGGGTTCAAGGCGTTCCCGTACAAGGAGTATTCGGAGGTCTTCTTCGGGCCCGGGCACAAGGTGCTGCGCGGCGGTTCGTTCGCGGTGGACGCGGTGGCCTGCCGGGGCACCTTCCGCAACTGGGACTACCCGATCCGGCGGCAGATCTTCTCCGGGTTCCGCACGGCCCGGTCGGAGGACGCCTGA
- the egtA gene encoding ergothioneine biosynthesis glutamate--cysteine ligase EgtA — protein MSDSVGGCTRPRTSLSEAEVEALVHGICFKTGPPRRLGVEVEWLVHELRAPQLPVTPERLEAAYAALRPLPLRSALTVEPGGQLELSSPPGASLTEVIGTVSADLDAVRAVLRQDGLALVGLGHDPWHEPRRFLREPRYDAMEACLDRTGPAGRAMMCTSASVQVCLDAGHEEPGPQGLVRRWWLAHHLGAVLVAAFANSPLAGHRPTGWLSTRQLAWTRIGAGRAGGPRLDTDPRGAWARHVLDSPVMCVRRDAGPWDVPEGLTFRDWIRTGTPRPPTREDLDYHVTTLFPPVRPRGHLELRMIDAQPGDDGWIVPLAVTAALFDDQEATETAYRAVKPLAERTLGLPAPHNPLWLDAARGGLADAELREVAVTCFTTALEALPRLGAAPEVIEAVTAYLDRYVVLGRCPADDLLDRQRGTDGRAHGKDLRP, from the coding sequence ATGTCCGATTCGGTAGGTGGCTGTACCCGGCCACGCACCTCACTGTCCGAAGCCGAGGTCGAGGCTCTGGTCCACGGCATCTGCTTCAAGACCGGCCCGCCACGCCGCCTCGGCGTCGAGGTGGAATGGCTCGTCCACGAGCTGCGCGCACCGCAGCTCCCCGTCACACCCGAACGACTCGAAGCGGCCTACGCCGCACTGCGGCCCCTGCCTCTGAGGTCGGCGCTCACCGTGGAACCCGGCGGCCAGCTGGAGCTGAGCTCGCCCCCCGGCGCCTCGCTCACGGAAGTCATCGGTACCGTCTCCGCCGACCTCGACGCCGTCCGCGCGGTCTTGCGCCAAGACGGCCTCGCCCTCGTCGGCCTCGGCCATGATCCCTGGCACGAACCCCGCCGGTTCCTGCGCGAACCGCGCTACGACGCCATGGAGGCGTGCCTGGACCGCACGGGCCCCGCCGGTCGCGCCATGATGTGCACCTCCGCCTCCGTGCAGGTGTGCCTGGACGCCGGCCACGAGGAGCCCGGGCCGCAGGGCCTGGTGCGGCGCTGGTGGCTGGCCCACCATCTGGGCGCGGTCCTGGTGGCCGCGTTCGCCAACTCCCCGCTCGCCGGGCACCGTCCGACCGGCTGGCTGTCCACCCGGCAGCTGGCGTGGACCAGGATCGGCGCCGGCCGGGCGGGCGGACCGCGCCTGGACACCGACCCGCGCGGCGCCTGGGCCCGGCACGTGCTGGACTCCCCCGTGATGTGCGTCCGGCGGGACGCCGGGCCCTGGGACGTCCCCGAGGGGCTCACCTTCCGGGACTGGATCCGCACGGGCACGCCCCGGCCGCCCACCCGGGAGGATCTCGACTACCACGTCACGACCCTGTTCCCGCCGGTCAGGCCGCGCGGCCATCTCGAACTGCGCATGATCGACGCGCAGCCCGGGGACGACGGCTGGATCGTGCCGCTCGCAGTGACGGCGGCACTGTTCGACGACCAGGAGGCCACCGAGACCGCCTACCGGGCCGTGAAGCCGCTGGCCGAGCGGACGCTGGGGCTGCCAGCGCCGCACAACCCCCTGTGGCTCGACGCGGCCCGTGGCGGACTGGCCGACGCGGAACTGCGCGAGGTGGCCGTCACGTGTTTCACGACCGCGCTGGAGGCCCTGCCCCGGCTCGGCGCCGCCCCCGAGGTCATCGAGGCCGTCACGGCCTACCTGGACCGCTATGTCGTCCTGGGCCGCTGCCCCGCCGACGACCTGCTCGACCGACAGCGCGGCACGGACGGTCGCGCCCACGGGAAGGACCTCCGCCCATGA
- a CDS encoding TIGR02452 family protein, whose protein sequence is MSARLRGIARQTEQIVAAGAYRASDGREVSIAAQLRAAREGTRLYGPQPVPVPADRVTGARETLVEVTGESSLEATRRLSGHVAVLNFASARNPGGGYLNGAQAQEEALCRASALYACLLEARAFYDHHRAHRDPFYTDRVIHSPAVPVFRDDRGRLLAEPYTAGFLTSPAPNAGVVLRTAPERAPELPRALAVRAERVLETAAAHGYRRLVLGAWGCGVFRNDPAQVAEAFRALLGPGGRFAEAFEHVVFGILDRTRDRAVTGAFEEAFSSSRSAPAGGA, encoded by the coding sequence GTGAGCGCGCGCCTGCGCGGTATCGCGCGGCAGACCGAGCAGATCGTCGCGGCCGGGGCCTACCGTGCGTCGGACGGGCGCGAGGTCTCGATCGCGGCGCAGCTGCGGGCGGCGCGCGAGGGTACGCGCCTGTACGGGCCGCAACCGGTGCCGGTGCCCGCCGATCGGGTGACCGGGGCGCGGGAGACGCTGGTCGAGGTCACGGGAGAGAGCAGCCTGGAGGCCACCCGCCGGCTGAGCGGGCACGTGGCCGTGCTGAACTTCGCCTCGGCCCGCAATCCCGGGGGCGGTTATCTGAACGGCGCCCAGGCCCAGGAAGAGGCCCTGTGCCGGGCCTCCGCGCTGTACGCCTGCCTCCTGGAGGCCCGGGCCTTCTACGACCACCACCGGGCCCACCGCGACCCGTTCTACACGGACCGTGTCATCCACTCACCGGCCGTGCCCGTCTTCCGCGACGACCGGGGCCGCCTGCTGGCAGAGCCGTACACCGCCGGCTTCCTGACCTCGCCCGCGCCCAACGCGGGCGTGGTGCTCCGCACGGCGCCCGAACGGGCCCCCGAACTGCCGCGGGCCCTCGCGGTCCGGGCCGAACGCGTCCTGGAGACGGCCGCCGCCCACGGCTACCGTCGACTCGTCCTCGGCGCCTGGGGCTGCGGGGTGTTCCGCAACGACCCCGCGCAGGTGGCGGAGGCGTTCCGGGCGCTGCTGGGGCCCGGCGGCCGCTTCGCGGAGGCCTTCGAGCATGTCGTGTTCGGGATCCTTGACCGGACGCGGGACCGTGCGGTGACGGGCGCCTTCGAGGAGGCGTTCAGCTCCAGCCGTAGCGCTCCTGCAGGCGGCGCCTGA
- a CDS encoding type II toxin-antitoxin system PemK/MazF family toxin: MSTFADENVPGRHGPSATVQADPREVGRVRTEYSPAHDGDPDPGEIVWTWVPYEENDGRGKDRPVLVVAREPGGTFLAVRLSSKRHDGDREWVPIGSGPWDRTGRDSWVDVDRVLRLHEDGMRREACALDRMRFNLVRRRLQERYGWS; this comes from the coding sequence GTGAGCACGTTTGCCGACGAGAACGTCCCCGGCCGTCACGGCCCCTCCGCCACCGTCCAGGCCGACCCGCGCGAGGTGGGCCGGGTACGGACGGAGTACTCGCCCGCGCACGACGGCGACCCGGACCCCGGGGAGATCGTCTGGACGTGGGTGCCCTACGAGGAGAACGACGGCCGTGGCAAGGACCGCCCGGTGCTGGTGGTCGCCCGCGAGCCGGGCGGCACCTTCCTGGCGGTGCGGTTGTCCAGCAAGCGGCACGACGGCGACCGGGAGTGGGTGCCGATCGGCAGTGGGCCGTGGGACCGGACGGGCCGGGACTCGTGGGTCGACGTGGACCGGGTGCTGCGCCTGCACGAGGACGGTATGCGCCGGGAGGCGTGCGCCCTGGACCGCATGCGCTTCAACCTGGTCAGGCGCCGCCTGCAGGAGCGCTACGGCTGGAGCTGA
- a CDS encoding SPFH domain-containing protein: protein MPMVVGVVAGVAVAAVLVLIGLFKLMWRVAEPNEALIISGSKHRTEGIEEGLGFRIVTGRGTLVMPGVQAVRKLSLDLNETELQVDCVTHQGIPLKVRGVVIFKVGDDFVSIANAARRFLDQQKLMSERVHNVFAGHLRSIVGGLTVEDMIRDREKLTGQTRAACGTEMEKLGLIVDSLQIHEIEDPTGYIQNLAMPHAAAVQRDARIAQAEANRLATEAEQQSFARMAEATRDSEILQAGYQAERDTAAAKARQAGPLAEAGARQEVVVQETRVAELEAHRREQQLQADVRKPADAAAYETRTLAEADRDARISSAQAQAKETELAAAAEATRVKTAAGAEAEATKARGEAAAQATRATGEAEAAAAQARGLAEAEAARAKGLAAAEAIKARAAALAENQEAVVAQQLAENWPEIVQAGASAFGNVDNMVLLNGADGMADVFAKALTMGGTGLGLARQLLASMDRSGQAPQDTSPLNGQTQKVPMDDR, encoded by the coding sequence ATGCCGATGGTCGTCGGCGTCGTTGCGGGGGTGGCGGTTGCCGCCGTCCTCGTTCTGATCGGTCTGTTCAAGCTCATGTGGCGGGTCGCCGAACCCAACGAGGCACTGATCATCTCGGGGTCCAAGCACCGCACGGAGGGCATCGAGGAGGGCTTGGGGTTCCGCATCGTCACCGGGCGCGGCACGCTCGTGATGCCCGGAGTGCAGGCGGTGCGCAAGCTCTCGCTCGACCTGAACGAGACAGAACTCCAGGTGGACTGCGTGACCCACCAGGGCATCCCGCTGAAGGTGCGGGGCGTGGTCATCTTCAAGGTGGGCGACGACTTCGTGTCGATCGCCAACGCGGCCCGCCGGTTCCTCGACCAGCAGAAGCTGATGTCGGAGCGGGTGCACAACGTCTTCGCCGGTCATCTGCGGTCCATCGTGGGCGGGCTGACGGTCGAGGACATGATCCGGGACCGGGAGAAGCTCACCGGGCAGACCCGTGCCGCGTGCGGCACCGAGATGGAGAAACTGGGCCTGATCGTGGACTCGCTGCAGATCCACGAGATCGAGGACCCGACCGGGTACATCCAGAACCTCGCCATGCCGCACGCGGCGGCCGTGCAACGCGACGCGCGGATCGCGCAGGCGGAGGCCAACCGGCTGGCCACCGAGGCCGAGCAGCAGTCGTTCGCGCGGATGGCGGAGGCGACCCGGGACAGCGAGATCCTCCAGGCCGGTTACCAGGCCGAGCGCGACACGGCGGCCGCCAAGGCCCGGCAGGCCGGGCCGCTCGCCGAGGCCGGCGCCCGGCAGGAGGTCGTCGTCCAGGAGACGCGGGTGGCGGAGCTGGAGGCGCACCGGCGCGAGCAGCAACTCCAGGCGGACGTCCGCAAACCCGCCGACGCGGCGGCCTACGAGACCCGCACCCTGGCCGAGGCCGACCGCGACGCGCGCATCTCGTCGGCCCAGGCGCAGGCGAAGGAGACGGAGCTCGCGGCGGCCGCCGAGGCCACCCGGGTCAAGACGGCCGCGGGCGCCGAGGCCGAGGCGACCAAGGCCCGGGGCGAGGCGGCCGCGCAGGCGACCCGGGCCACCGGTGAGGCCGAGGCGGCGGCGGCACAGGCCAGGGGCCTGGCCGAGGCCGAGGCGGCCAGGGCGAAGGGCCTCGCGGCGGCGGAGGCCATCAAGGCCCGCGCCGCCGCCCTGGCCGAGAACCAGGAGGCGGTCGTCGCCCAGCAACTCGCCGAGAACTGGCCGGAGATCGTGCAGGCCGGCGCGTCCGCCTTCGGCAACGTCGACAACATGGTGCTGCTCAACGGCGCCGACGGCATGGCGGACGTGTTCGCCAAGGCGCTCACCATGGGTGGCACGGGGCTGGGCCTCGCCCGTCAGCTGCTCGCCTCGATGGACCGGAGCGGGCAGGCACCGCAGGACACCTCGCCCCTGAACGGGCAGACGCAGAAGGTGCCGATGGACGACAGGTGA